From one Anopheles bellator chromosome 1, idAnoBellAS_SP24_06.2, whole genome shotgun sequence genomic stretch:
- the LOC131215161 gene encoding general odorant-binding protein 56d-like, producing the protein MHGTELTLVVTLVVGLLLPVGPSEAAQLEADQIRRIHQNARECVKETGILPKNAFRVLSGDFSVDTLKAKCFVKCFFDKAGFIDDDGAFQHDVIREKLTVGIEAAKVNELIKKCNVEGTDVCDTAFQMYKCFLSNHKVPKELFQMRKGIGRRNMQQ; encoded by the exons ATGCACGGCACGGAGCTAACCCTCGTCGTAACCCTCGTGGTCGGGTTGCTGCTACCCGTGGGCCCTTCGGAG GCTGCGCAACTGGAAGCGGACCAAATTCGGCGTATCCACCAGAACGCCCGGGAGTGCGTCAAGGAAACGGGCATACTGCCGAAAAATGCGTTCCGCGTGCTGAGCGGTGATTTTTCCGTGGACACCCTTAAGGCGAAG TGCTTCGTGAAGTGTTTCTTCGACAAGGCCGGcttcatcgacgacgacggtgcgttCCAGCATGACGTCATCCGGGAGAAGCTCACGGTGGGAATCGAGGCGGCCAAGGTGAACGAGCTGATCAAGAAGTGCAACGTCGAGGGTACGGACGTGTGCGACACGGCCTTCCAGATGTACAAGTGCTTCCTGAGCAACCACAAGGTGCCGAAGGAGCTGTTCCAGATGCGCAAAGGCATCGGGCGCCGCAACATGCAGCAGTGA